The proteins below come from a single Terriglobales bacterium genomic window:
- a CDS encoding amidohydrolase gives MQKPPQMESANAAAEAEIIFVNGDIFPGESLLERYIGHAKSVSAVPAERAQALAVRDGRIISVGSNADIEKLKGMKTAVVDLAGHFVMPGFNDAHVHLAYGGFERLKVELVGTKSLDDMKSRIAAHVQKAGPGEWIEGRGWDHTLWLDGRLPTRQDLDAVTAGHPAIFGRVDGHIAVANTEALKLAGITSKTAVPPGGKIDRDAQGEPTGILREAPAMELVRSKIPKPNAAQRRRGLELVFEEAARWGVTSAQDNSEWEDFLVCEQLKREGKLTLRISEWLPFKAPIEELKQRRDHHPHSDLMLHTGMLKGFMDGSLGSRTAAMLAPYTDDPGNSGLPQYEQAKLDAMTKERAAAGFQIGFHAIGDRGVDMALKTFAAAEAAAPDSKRLRFRIEHAQVLAPGDIDRFRKLGVIASMQPSHLLTDMNWAEARIGPERARFSYDWKGFARNGVPLAFGTDFPVEPITPFRGLYVAVTRKNEAGTKQYVYGEPLNIDEAIAAYTVGAAYAEFAEQDKGFLAPGKLADFVVLDRDITKIAPAEILGTKVLRTVIGGKTVYAAEK, from the coding sequence ATGCAAAAGCCGCCGCAGATGGAGTCCGCGAATGCTGCCGCAGAGGCGGAGATCATCTTCGTCAACGGCGACATATTTCCGGGTGAGAGCCTCCTGGAACGATACATCGGCCACGCGAAGAGTGTATCTGCCGTGCCTGCCGAACGTGCGCAAGCTCTGGCGGTCCGCGATGGCCGCATCATTTCCGTAGGCAGCAATGCGGACATCGAGAAGCTCAAAGGCATGAAGACTGCTGTGGTCGATCTTGCGGGACACTTCGTCATGCCCGGCTTCAACGATGCTCACGTGCATCTCGCCTATGGCGGCTTCGAGAGGCTGAAGGTCGAACTGGTGGGCACGAAATCGCTCGACGACATGAAATCGCGAATCGCTGCGCACGTGCAGAAGGCTGGGCCCGGCGAGTGGATCGAGGGCCGAGGTTGGGATCACACGCTTTGGCTGGACGGGAGGCTTCCCACCCGCCAGGATCTGGACGCCGTCACTGCTGGGCATCCGGCGATCTTTGGCCGCGTGGATGGTCATATCGCAGTGGCGAATACGGAGGCGCTGAAGCTGGCGGGCATTACCAGCAAGACCGCCGTTCCGCCGGGAGGCAAGATCGATCGCGATGCGCAGGGTGAACCCACCGGCATACTGCGCGAGGCCCCCGCGATGGAGTTGGTACGATCGAAGATTCCCAAACCCAATGCAGCGCAACGCCGGCGGGGCCTGGAGTTGGTGTTCGAGGAAGCGGCACGTTGGGGCGTCACCTCGGCACAAGACAACTCCGAGTGGGAAGATTTTCTGGTCTGCGAACAACTGAAGCGCGAGGGCAAGCTCACGCTGCGTATATCGGAATGGCTTCCGTTCAAGGCACCAATCGAAGAACTCAAGCAGCGGCGCGACCATCATCCGCATTCCGATCTCATGCTGCACACCGGCATGCTGAAGGGCTTCATGGATGGCTCGCTGGGATCGCGCACGGCTGCTATGCTGGCGCCGTACACAGACGATCCGGGAAATTCCGGTTTGCCGCAATATGAGCAGGCGAAGCTGGATGCCATGACAAAAGAGCGCGCTGCCGCCGGTTTTCAGATCGGGTTTCACGCCATCGGGGATCGGGGAGTTGATATGGCGCTGAAGACGTTCGCGGCTGCCGAGGCTGCCGCGCCGGATTCCAAGCGGCTCCGGTTTCGTATCGAACATGCGCAGGTGCTGGCGCCTGGCGATATTGACCGTTTTCGCAAGCTGGGCGTGATCGCTTCCATGCAGCCGAGTCATCTGCTCACTGACATGAACTGGGCAGAAGCCAGAATCGGTCCGGAGCGTGCCAGGTTCTCCTACGACTGGAAGGGATTCGCACGCAACGGCGTGCCTCTGGCCTTCGGCACGGATTTTCCCGTCGAGCCGATCACTCCCTTTCGCGGGCTCTATGTGGCCGTTACGCGCAAGAACGAAGCAGGCACGAAGCAATATGTCTACGGCGAGCCGCTGAACATCGACGAGGCGATTGCGGCCTATACTGTGGGCGCCGCCTACGCCGAATTCGCAGAGCAGGATAAAGGATTCCTTGCCCCGGGAAAGCTAGCGGATTTCGTGGTTCTCGACCGTGACATCACCAAGATCGCGCCTGCGGAAATCCTGGGAACGAAAGTTCTGCGGACGGTGATCGGGGGTAAAACGGTTTACGCAGCGGAGAAATAG
- a CDS encoding cytochrome P450, with translation MSVQQPTSFERGIPTHKPGEPQNSPTVLQVPGPKRDRVLPRTLLTYRRDPLGFLTRLARTYGDIARFYFGPQQVWLLNHPDYVKDVLVTNNRKLKKGRILERAKQVLGEGLLTSEDPLHLRQRRLMQPAFKHDNIAAYARLMVDYADNWQQSWRHGETRDIHAEMMGLTLAVVAKALFGTDIQDKSGEIGDALNAIIDVFDFVMLPFSDILQHLPLPQVRRIHKARQKLDRIVYRIIEEARARAAGQTGSRIDLLSMLLAVQNEAAEDGDGSAGGMSDEQLRDECVTLILAGHETTAVTLSWTWYLLSQNRAAEAKLHAELDSCLGSRLATVEDLPRLTYTRRVLAESMRLYPPAWGVGRKTLEPYSIGGYTIPKGAIVLVSEWVMHRDARFFPDPEVFDPDRWSPGARETRSNFAYFPFGGGPRQCIGEDFAWMEGTLLLATIAQKWRLRLVPGHPVEPKPVITLRPKYGIKMSLERR, from the coding sequence ATGAGCGTGCAACAGCCAACTTCGTTCGAACGCGGCATTCCGACTCACAAGCCGGGGGAACCACAGAACTCGCCTACTGTGCTCCAGGTCCCAGGTCCGAAGCGCGACCGAGTCCTTCCGCGCACTCTGCTGACCTATCGCCGCGATCCGCTGGGTTTTCTAACCCGACTGGCGCGCACCTACGGCGACATCGCGCGCTTCTATTTCGGACCGCAGCAGGTCTGGCTGCTGAATCATCCCGACTACGTAAAGGATGTCCTGGTCACCAATAACCGCAAGTTGAAAAAAGGACGCATCCTCGAGCGCGCCAAGCAGGTGCTCGGCGAGGGCCTGCTCACCAGCGAGGATCCGCTGCACCTTCGCCAGCGGCGGCTGATGCAGCCAGCTTTCAAGCACGACAACATCGCTGCTTATGCCAGGCTGATGGTTGATTACGCCGACAATTGGCAGCAAAGCTGGCGCCATGGCGAAACTCGCGATATTCACGCCGAAATGATGGGTCTGACCCTGGCTGTGGTTGCCAAGGCTCTCTTCGGTACTGACATTCAGGACAAGTCGGGCGAAATCGGCGACGCTCTCAACGCTATCATCGACGTCTTCGATTTCGTCATGCTCCCGTTCTCGGACATTCTCCAGCATCTTCCTTTGCCACAGGTCCGCCGGATACACAAAGCGCGGCAAAAGCTGGACAGAATCGTGTATCGCATCATCGAAGAGGCTCGTGCGCGTGCGGCTGGGCAGACCGGCTCGCGCATTGATCTCCTGTCCATGCTTCTGGCCGTGCAAAATGAAGCCGCAGAAGATGGCGATGGAAGCGCCGGTGGAATGAGCGATGAGCAACTGCGCGATGAATGTGTGACGCTGATCCTCGCCGGACATGAAACCACCGCGGTGACCCTGAGCTGGACCTGGTATTTGCTTTCGCAGAACCGCGCCGCAGAAGCCAAGCTGCACGCGGAATTAGACTCTTGCCTGGGCTCGAGGCTGGCGACGGTGGAAGATCTCCCGCGTCTCACCTATACCCGGCGCGTGCTGGCGGAGTCGATGCGGCTTTACCCACCCGCCTGGGGAGTTGGCCGCAAGACTCTAGAGCCCTATTCGATCGGTGGCTACACCATTCCCAAGGGAGCGATCGTGCTGGTCAGCGAGTGGGTGATGCATCGTGATGCGCGCTTCTTCCCTGATCCCGAGGTCTTCGATCCCGATCGCTGGAGCCCCGGCGCGCGCGAAACCCGCTCCAACTTCGCTTATTTCCCATTCGGCGGCGGACCGCGCCAGTGTATCGGCGAAGACTTCGCCTGGATGGAGGGCACGCTGCTGCTGGCGACCATCGCACAGAAATGGCGCCTGAGGCTGGTTCCCGGTCACCCCGTCGAACCCAAGCCGGTGATCACGCTGCGGCCAAAATATGGGATAAAGATGAGCCTGGAGCGAAGGTGA
- a CDS encoding ion channel — MSQTLLQTAISRNAHASSGRRFFLLFVLLLVFLIVYPYIETSRFIYLLFRVLGAAVVLLCVYAVSFRRSLLVIALVLAIPALLQRILFSRADAGSFIILNTALSFVFDVFVVTVIFRRIFARDESTSETIYGALCIYLLLGFGFASLYGALARLQPRSFYLDPLSNTHTVPRLFDFVYYSFATMTSVGATGIVPVTDNARSLSVIEAILGVLYLAVLISRLITTYRRSPG, encoded by the coding sequence ATGTCTCAGACGTTGCTCCAAACGGCAATTAGTCGGAATGCACACGCCAGCAGCGGCCGCAGGTTCTTTCTCCTGTTCGTCTTGCTGCTGGTCTTTTTGATCGTGTACCCATACATCGAAACCAGCCGATTCATCTATCTGTTGTTCCGTGTCCTTGGGGCAGCTGTCGTTCTGCTTTGCGTATATGCGGTTAGCTTCCGGCGCAGCCTGCTGGTTATTGCTCTTGTGCTCGCCATTCCCGCCCTCTTGCAACGGATCCTGTTCTCGCGAGCGGATGCAGGTTCGTTCATCATTCTCAACACTGCGCTCAGCTTTGTATTTGACGTATTCGTAGTCACGGTGATTTTTCGTCGCATCTTCGCCCGCGACGAATCGACTTCCGAAACCATCTATGGAGCGCTGTGTATCTATCTCCTGCTGGGATTCGGTTTCGCCAGCCTTTACGGCGCGTTAGCCAGACTGCAACCACGCTCTTTCTACCTCGATCCCCTGTCGAACACACACACGGTTCCCCGGCTCTTCGATTTCGTTTATTACAGCTTTGCCACCATGACCTCAGTCGGCGCGACCGGCATTGTCCCAGTCACCGACAATGCTCGTTCGCTTTCCGTGATCGAAGCCATCCTCGGCGTACTCTATCTCGCGGTTCTGATCTCCCGCTTGATCACCACCTATCGCCGTTCCCCGGGTTAG
- a CDS encoding DUF72 domain-containing protein: protein MLYAGTSGWAYPTWKPAFYPEKLAQKDFLRYYASQVNAVEVNYTFRHMLSEKTITKWLAETPPEFRFVIKAHQNITHIKRLKGAEEPLRRFISSISLLESSARLGPVLFQLPPNLKANADLLRVFLALLPKLLRCSFEFRHVSWFAPEIYDVLSERNAALCVAEDDDLATPDVTTASFSYYRLRKTSYSPDERSMIGTRLSELAGNREVFAFFKHEDTPEGALYARELLQAADSLRS, encoded by the coding sequence ATGCTCTACGCCGGCACATCCGGATGGGCTTACCCCACGTGGAAGCCCGCCTTTTATCCCGAGAAGCTCGCGCAGAAAGACTTTCTGCGTTATTACGCCAGCCAGGTGAACGCGGTGGAGGTGAATTACACCTTCCGTCACATGCTGAGTGAGAAGACGATAACCAAGTGGCTCGCCGAGACGCCGCCAGAATTTCGCTTTGTAATTAAAGCGCACCAGAACATTACCCACATCAAGCGGCTGAAGGGCGCCGAGGAACCTCTGCGGCGCTTCATTTCCTCGATCTCTTTGCTGGAGAGTTCCGCCAGGCTGGGACCGGTGCTGTTTCAGTTGCCTCCAAATCTCAAAGCCAATGCCGACTTGCTGCGGGTTTTTCTGGCTTTGCTCCCGAAGCTACTGCGTTGCAGTTTCGAGTTCCGCCACGTCTCCTGGTTTGCGCCCGAGATCTACGATGTTCTGTCAGAGCGCAACGCCGCTCTATGCGTGGCCGAAGACGACGACCTGGCAACTCCCGACGTGACCACGGCCAGTTTCAGCTACTACCGCCTGCGTAAGACATCGTATTCACCGGACGAGCGGAGCATGATCGGAACCCGCCTCAGTGAGCTCGCCGGCAACCGCGAAGTCTTTGCGTTTTTCAAGCACGAGGACACACCCGAGGGCGCCCTGTACGCGCGCGAATTGCTGCAGGCAGCGGACTCTTTGCGTAGTTGA
- the ligD gene encoding non-homologous end-joining DNA ligase encodes MAPKTTTVEIEGRKLSLSNLEKVLYPDAGFTKGQVIDYYVRISPVLLPHLKGRPLTMKRYPNGVTGQFFYEKNCPSHRPPWLKTVAVWSEGNNRYMDYCLIEDLPSLVWAANLADIELHTSLSQGKDISRPTFLVFDLDPGPPANIVQCCQVGVWVRDLFDRLSLDSFPKTSGSKGLQVYVPLNTAVGYEETKSFAHTLARALEKIFPQQVVSDMKKSLRVGKVLVDWSQNDDHKTTICVYSLRAREQPTVSTPVTWDEVENCLRKKDMNTLVFRSDQVVERSEQHGDLYADVLKKKQKLPSLEKLLDACSALAREGPGKKGVEEVRSVVAERPATPKRAGRSKSKAKASTGASKR; translated from the coding sequence TTGGCCCCGAAGACGACGACCGTCGAGATTGAAGGACGCAAGCTGAGCTTATCGAACCTGGAAAAGGTGCTCTATCCCGACGCTGGGTTCACCAAGGGTCAGGTCATCGACTATTACGTGCGTATTTCGCCTGTCCTGCTGCCTCACCTGAAGGGACGTCCGCTTACCATGAAGCGCTACCCCAACGGGGTGACCGGGCAATTCTTCTATGAAAAAAATTGTCCCAGCCACCGGCCGCCATGGCTGAAAACCGTGGCTGTCTGGAGTGAAGGGAATAATCGCTACATGGACTACTGCCTGATCGAAGACCTGCCTTCACTGGTCTGGGCCGCCAATCTCGCCGATATCGAACTGCATACATCGCTGTCGCAGGGCAAGGACATCAGCCGTCCTACTTTTCTGGTCTTTGATCTCGACCCTGGTCCACCGGCCAATATCGTGCAGTGCTGCCAGGTGGGAGTATGGGTTCGCGACCTCTTCGATCGCCTCTCGCTCGATAGCTTTCCCAAAACTTCAGGCTCCAAGGGCCTGCAGGTTTATGTGCCGCTGAACACCGCGGTTGGCTATGAGGAGACGAAGTCATTCGCTCATACCCTGGCTCGGGCGCTGGAAAAAATCTTTCCCCAGCAGGTGGTCTCGGACATGAAGAAGTCCTTACGCGTGGGCAAGGTACTGGTGGACTGGAGCCAGAACGACGACCACAAGACCACAATCTGCGTGTATTCCTTGCGCGCCAGGGAACAGCCCACTGTTTCGACGCCGGTAACCTGGGATGAGGTTGAGAACTGCCTCAGGAAGAAAGATATGAACACACTGGTATTCCGGAGCGATCAGGTTGTCGAGCGCTCTGAGCAACACGGCGATCTCTACGCGGATGTGCTGAAGAAAAAGCAGAAGCTGCCCAGCCTGGAGAAGCTCCTGGATGCCTGTTCCGCCCTCGCGCGAGAAGGTCCGGGAAAGAAGGGCGTGGAAGAAGTGAGATCTGTCGTGGCGGAGCGTCCGGCGACGCCTAAACGTGCGGGCAGATCGAAATCGAAAGCGAAAGCTTCAACGGGCGCGAGCAAGCGGTGA
- a CDS encoding pitrilysin family protein has translation MRSGVRRISLLLLLLSSFFSPHSRAQDLASFEKRIQVKKLPNGLTIILCERHEAPVFSFFTLVNAGSAQDPKSKTGLAHMFEHMAFKGTDTIGTTDYAAEKVVLGQIEEAYAAYIAERDKPFGRDEKKLADLEKRWKQLVEDAEKYVVRNQFGTFVEDNGGVGMNAQTAEDETIYFYSMPVNRLERWAFLESSRFAQPVMREFYLERDVVYEERRMSVESRPIGRMIEQFLSAAFMAHPYRNPGIGWPSDVHSFSATDAMNFYDTYYVPSNMVVAVVGDLDPARDWPVIERYFGRLPTRPQPDERTTTEPPQNSERRVVLKETAQPFYVEGYHRPDYLDKDDAVYDAITDLVSNGRTSRLYRALVRDQKIALEAAGFSGLPGTKYPHLFAFYAVPNRGHTPEQVRNAIHAEIERIKKEDISDTELQMFKTRARAALIRSLGSNSGLAQELAIMQTRYGDWRELFRQLDRIDKVTQADIRRVANATFSDTNRTIAIIETVQPAGKAASQPSGGQ, from the coding sequence ATGCGGTCGGGCGTTCGCCGAATTTCTCTTCTTCTACTGCTGCTCTCATCCTTTTTTTCTCCGCACTCCCGGGCGCAGGACCTGGCGTCTTTTGAGAAGCGCATACAGGTTAAGAAGCTGCCGAATGGCCTAACGATAATACTTTGTGAACGCCACGAGGCGCCGGTCTTCTCGTTTTTCACACTGGTGAACGCCGGCTCAGCGCAGGATCCCAAAAGCAAAACCGGGCTGGCGCACATGTTCGAGCATATGGCATTCAAGGGCACCGACACCATCGGGACTACGGATTATGCAGCGGAAAAAGTCGTGCTCGGGCAAATTGAAGAGGCGTATGCCGCGTATATCGCGGAACGCGACAAGCCTTTCGGTCGAGACGAGAAGAAATTGGCTGATCTGGAGAAGCGCTGGAAGCAGCTCGTCGAAGACGCCGAGAAATACGTGGTTCGAAATCAGTTTGGAACTTTCGTGGAAGATAATGGCGGCGTCGGCATGAACGCTCAGACCGCAGAAGATGAAACCATCTATTTCTACTCCATGCCCGTGAACCGGCTGGAGCGTTGGGCATTTTTGGAGTCGTCGCGCTTCGCGCAGCCGGTGATGCGCGAATTCTACCTAGAGCGCGACGTCGTCTACGAAGAGCGGCGCATGAGCGTGGAAAGCCGACCCATCGGGCGCATGATCGAGCAGTTCCTGTCTGCAGCCTTCATGGCGCATCCCTACCGCAATCCTGGGATTGGCTGGCCCTCCGACGTGCACAGCTTTTCGGCCACAGATGCGATGAATTTCTACGACACCTACTACGTACCCTCGAATATGGTGGTCGCGGTCGTGGGCGATCTCGATCCCGCTCGCGATTGGCCGGTCATCGAGCGATATTTCGGACGCCTGCCTACGCGTCCTCAACCTGACGAGCGCACCACGACGGAACCGCCACAGAATTCCGAACGCCGCGTGGTGCTCAAGGAAACCGCGCAGCCGTTCTATGTCGAGGGATATCACCGCCCTGACTATCTAGACAAGGACGACGCCGTGTACGACGCCATCACCGACCTTGTGTCCAATGGCCGCACGTCGCGTCTCTATCGCGCGCTGGTGCGGGATCAGAAAATTGCGCTGGAGGCGGCGGGATTCAGCGGACTTCCGGGAACCAAGTATCCGCATCTGTTCGCGTTTTATGCGGTTCCTAACCGCGGACACACACCGGAGCAGGTCCGGAATGCGATTCACGCCGAAATCGAGCGCATCAAGAAAGAGGACATCTCCGACACCGAATTGCAGATGTTCAAGACGCGCGCGCGGGCCGCGCTGATTCGCAGCCTGGGCAGCAATTCGGGATTGGCGCAGGAACTTGCCATCATGCAGACTCGCTACGGGGACTGGCGGGAACTGTTTCGCCAACTCGATCGCATCGACAAAGTGACGCAGGCAGACATCCGGCGCGTTGCCAATGCCACTTTCAGTGACACAAATCGCACGATTGCAATCATTGAGACGGTGCAGCCAGCAGGGAAGGCGGCGAGCCAGCCCTCGGGAGGACAGTGA
- a CDS encoding pitrilysin family protein, translating to MRSWHLQRALVLGLMAASFISQAPGQAVAPAQAPAARQAPAGAPVAPQISKGEAELDRIKVPPLPAFHPEEPQRIQLANGLVIFLQPDHELPLITGIARIRGGARSVPADKTGMMDIYGEVWRTGGTKARTGDQLDDYLEARAAKIETDATGDSTVISFNCLKADLDNVFAAFLELLREPAFRNDNLEIAKQQMYAIIARRNDDSGSIAQRESMKLAYGKDNPYARVPEYSTVAAVRRDDLLAWHSHYLQPGNIILGVVGDFDPKAMEAKLRQSFESWPKGAVAEKPAMDFTSAKAGYYFIDKEDVNQSSVHMVALGIRRDNPDYYAIQVMNEILGGGFSSRLFQVIRSKLALAYTVGGGVGASWDHPGVEQFSLGTKSATTAQAIRAVNEQLEGMLTGPPTTEEMKQAKDSILNSFIFNFDSREKVLVERMRYEFYGYPADFLERYRAGIEKVTVDDVMRVARKHIHPDQLAVLVVGNSGELGDQLKSLGQVTTIDITIPPPPGMPAGQPAAPGK from the coding sequence ATGAGATCCTGGCACCTGCAGCGCGCACTTGTACTGGGACTGATGGCCGCCAGCTTCATCTCTCAGGCGCCTGGTCAGGCGGTCGCGCCTGCGCAGGCTCCCGCGGCACGACAGGCTCCCGCCGGTGCGCCAGTCGCACCGCAGATCTCAAAAGGCGAGGCCGAACTCGACCGCATAAAAGTTCCTCCGCTGCCCGCTTTTCATCCCGAGGAGCCGCAACGAATCCAGCTGGCGAATGGGCTGGTTATTTTTCTGCAGCCCGATCACGAGCTGCCGCTGATCACCGGCATTGCGCGTATTCGCGGTGGGGCGCGTTCGGTTCCGGCTGACAAAACCGGAATGATGGATATTTACGGCGAAGTCTGGCGGACCGGCGGCACCAAGGCGCGTACTGGAGATCAACTGGACGACTACCTGGAAGCGCGTGCGGCCAAGATCGAAACCGACGCCACCGGCGATTCCACCGTGATTTCCTTCAACTGCCTGAAGGCAGATCTGGACAACGTGTTCGCCGCTTTCCTGGAGCTGCTGCGCGAACCAGCGTTTCGCAACGACAACCTCGAGATCGCCAAGCAGCAGATGTATGCCATCATCGCACGGCGCAACGACGACTCGGGAAGCATTGCCCAGCGGGAATCGATGAAGCTGGCCTATGGCAAGGACAACCCGTACGCCCGCGTTCCCGAGTATTCCACGGTGGCCGCGGTAAGGCGGGATGATCTGTTGGCCTGGCACAGCCACTACTTGCAGCCGGGCAACATAATCCTGGGAGTTGTGGGAGATTTCGATCCCAAAGCGATGGAGGCCAAGCTGCGGCAGAGTTTTGAGAGCTGGCCCAAAGGAGCGGTGGCGGAGAAACCAGCAATGGACTTCACGTCCGCCAAGGCGGGATATTACTTCATCGATAAAGAAGATGTGAACCAGAGTTCGGTGCACATGGTCGCGCTGGGAATCCGCCGCGACAATCCTGATTACTATGCCATTCAGGTGATGAATGAAATTCTCGGTGGGGGCTTCTCCTCACGGCTCTTTCAGGTGATCCGCTCCAAGCTGGCGCTGGCATACACCGTTGGTGGCGGGGTCGGAGCCAGTTGGGACCATCCCGGAGTCGAGCAGTTCAGTCTGGGTACCAAAAGCGCAACTACGGCTCAAGCGATCCGCGCGGTGAATGAACAGCTCGAGGGCATGCTGACCGGGCCGCCGACCACAGAGGAGATGAAACAGGCGAAGGACTCGATCCTGAACTCCTTCATCTTCAACTTTGACTCTCGGGAGAAAGTTCTGGTCGAGCGGATGCGATATGAGTTCTACGGTTATCCAGCGGACTTTCTGGAACGCTATCGCGCGGGCATTGAGAAAGTTACCGTGGACGACGTGATGCGGGTGGCGCGCAAGCACATCCATCCCGATCAGCTCGCGGTGCTGGTGGTTGGGAATTCCGGTGAGCTTGGGGATCAGCTCAAGAGCCTGGGGCAGGTGACGACGATCGACATCACCATCCCGCCACCGCCCGGGATGCCGGCGGGACAGCCGGCGGCGCCGGGGAAGTAG
- the xerD gene encoding site-specific tyrosine recombinase XerD, with the protein MASLPAKDALLSTFLDYLKVEKGLAQLTVTAYERDLLQFAYHLAKQKRSLPQARRQDVHAFLARLFSDQLDGRSVARKLSALRHFYKYLLLDRHIQEDPTLNIETPKQWRVLPKSLSRTQAKQLMETERPLADKKQQQMLMARDRALLEMLYGGGLRVSEVASVRLEDLKADLGYVMVRGKGDKDRLVPLGQPALQAIKQYLRSSRPALEAGKNSPFLFLGRGARRLTRQRIWQIVRNAGQPAGCQASPHMLRHSAATHMVEGGADLRTVQTILGHSDISTTQVYTHLALDRLKSVHQKHHPRGKRSARALAV; encoded by the coding sequence GTGGCGTCTCTTCCAGCCAAAGACGCACTGCTGTCCACCTTTCTCGACTATTTGAAGGTCGAGAAGGGATTGGCGCAACTGACCGTCACTGCCTATGAACGCGACCTGCTGCAGTTCGCATATCATTTAGCGAAGCAGAAGCGTAGCTTGCCCCAGGCTCGACGGCAGGATGTTCATGCATTTCTTGCGCGCCTTTTCTCCGACCAATTGGATGGACGCTCGGTGGCGCGCAAGCTCTCCGCGCTGCGTCACTTCTATAAGTATCTGCTGCTCGACCGCCACATCCAGGAAGATCCTACCCTGAACATCGAGACGCCGAAACAATGGAGGGTGCTCCCCAAGTCGCTCTCGCGCACGCAAGCGAAACAATTGATGGAGACGGAGCGGCCGCTGGCGGACAAGAAGCAACAACAGATGCTCATGGCGCGCGACCGCGCGCTACTGGAGATGCTGTACGGCGGCGGCTTGCGAGTTTCGGAGGTCGCCAGTGTCCGGCTGGAAGATTTGAAGGCCGACTTGGGATACGTGATGGTACGGGGCAAAGGAGACAAGGATCGCCTGGTCCCGCTTGGGCAGCCGGCGCTGCAGGCGATCAAGCAATACCTGAGATCCTCGCGGCCTGCGCTTGAGGCCGGTAAGAACTCACCCTTCCTTTTTCTGGGCCGTGGTGCACGGCGGCTGACGCGGCAACGAATCTGGCAGATCGTACGCAACGCCGGTCAACCTGCGGGATGCCAAGCCAGCCCGCACATGCTGCGCCACAGCGCGGCGACGCACATGGTCGAAGGAGGCGCTGATCTGAGGACGGTGCAGACCATTCTCGGTCACTCCGACATCTCGACCACCCAGGTGTACACGCACCTGGCGCTCGATCGCCTCAAGAGCGTCCATCAGAAACACCACCCGCGCGGGAAGAGAAGCGCGCGGGCTTTGGCAGTCTGA
- a CDS encoding tyrosine recombinase XerC: MEKAAALFVQGLRERNASAHTVRAYTRDLAEFAAHVGKNRKPEAVDHVHIRGFLSELYGRGLTKSSVARSLAAVRSFYKWLAREGLAKQNPAALVSTPKLPKKLPRVPTAEEINAVLDSDMPEHAAFPERDRLLLELLYGCGLRNSELVGINLDDVHWSNEALLVRGKGKKQRLVPLGDAAAQAIREYLPKRQEIARANSRVAPALLINLRGGRLTTRSVGRIVKGIAVAKGLPPDVHPHTLRHAFGTHMLEEGADLRAIQEMLGHERLSTTQRYTQLSMKHMLEVYDSTHPRAK, encoded by the coding sequence ATGGAAAAAGCTGCCGCCCTGTTCGTTCAGGGACTGCGGGAGAGAAATGCTTCGGCGCACACGGTGCGGGCGTACACGCGCGACTTGGCCGAATTCGCGGCTCACGTAGGCAAGAACAGAAAGCCCGAGGCTGTAGATCATGTGCACATCCGAGGCTTCCTGTCCGAGCTTTACGGCCGCGGGTTGACCAAGTCGTCGGTAGCGCGGTCGCTGGCGGCGGTCCGCTCGTTTTATAAATGGCTGGCGCGCGAAGGGCTGGCTAAGCAGAATCCGGCGGCGCTGGTGAGTACGCCCAAGCTCCCGAAGAAGCTGCCGCGCGTGCCGACGGCGGAAGAGATCAATGCAGTGCTGGATAGCGACATGCCGGAGCATGCCGCTTTTCCGGAGCGCGACCGCCTGCTGCTGGAATTGCTTTACGGATGCGGGCTGCGCAACTCGGAACTGGTGGGGATCAACCTGGATGACGTCCACTGGTCGAATGAGGCGTTGCTGGTGCGAGGCAAGGGGAAGAAGCAGCGGCTGGTGCCATTAGGGGACGCGGCGGCGCAGGCCATCCGTGAGTATCTCCCGAAGCGGCAGGAGATCGCTCGCGCCAACAGCAGAGTTGCGCCGGCATTACTGATCAATTTGCGTGGCGGACGGCTAACAACACGCAGCGTCGGCAGAATCGTGAAGGGGATCGCTGTTGCCAAAGGCTTGCCACCCGATGTTCATCCGCACACGCTGCGCCATGCCTTCGGCACCCATATGCTGGAGGAAGGCGCGGATCTGCGCGCGATTCAGGAGATGCTCGGCCACGAGCGCCTTTCCACCACGCAGCGCTACACGCAGCTCTCGATGAAGCACATGCTCGAGGTGTACGACTCCACGCATCCGAGAGCGAAGTGA